The following are encoded together in the Arcticibacterium luteifluviistationis genome:
- a CDS encoding glycoside hydrolase family 95 protein encodes MKILNLFVPVLFLLTLFSCNNSKTDKELNPSQMLWYDIPAETWTEALPLGNGRLGAMVYGGIENERIQFNEESLWTGQPHDYANIGAHEVLDSLRHLLWDGKQKEAQDLGNERFMSQPFGQFSYQPFGNVLLHFPEHKNVKNYKRQLDLEDAISSVAYETEVAKFKREVFVSEPDQAMVINLTTSNKGELSFNIGLDSPHSQYEVSVENDEIILKGKANNYPQEFDVQNKPYPESKTTFEARLKVIHEGGELLVEDKAIKVINANSATLYLVAATSFVNFQDISGNPTELCKKALNNLNDKSYETLKDIHLKDFRELFNRVELDLGSSEKSFRPTNERLISFKQDQDPNMVSLLYQYGRYLLISSSRSGTQPANLQGIWNDNLKAPWDSKYTININTEMNYWLAEMTNLSELTEPLTQMIEDLAITGQKIAKEHYNLDGWVTHHNTDIWRGAAPINNANHGIWPTGGAWLCQNLWWHYQYTNDIEYLRNTAYPILKEASTFFVGYLVPDPNNPNWLVSGPSNSPEIGGLVMAPTMDHQIIRNLFANTIEAAELLEVDADFIRIVKEKRAKIAPNLIGKHGQLQEWLIDQDDPESKHRHVSHLWGLHPGNEIHPLTTPDLAEASKVTLSHRGDGGTGWSRAWKINFWARLLDGDHAFLLLENLMVPSISKETNYKEGGGLYLNLFDAHPPFQIDGNFGATAGITEMLMQSHLRDENGDYFLDILPAVPKALYSGNISGLRARGVFEIAIEWEHGELVAIEVKSLKGNKLNLRYKGKLISKETTKGETLSFKYSDFN; translated from the coding sequence ATGAAAATACTAAATCTATTTGTTCCGGTATTGTTCTTACTAACACTATTTTCTTGCAACAATTCAAAAACTGACAAGGAATTGAATCCATCGCAAATGTTATGGTATGACATACCTGCTGAGACCTGGACTGAAGCACTACCCCTTGGAAATGGCCGTTTGGGAGCAATGGTTTATGGAGGAATAGAAAATGAAAGGATACAGTTTAACGAAGAATCTTTATGGACAGGACAACCACATGATTACGCAAATATAGGGGCACATGAAGTTTTAGATAGTCTCCGTCACTTGCTTTGGGATGGAAAACAAAAAGAGGCTCAAGACTTGGGCAACGAACGTTTTATGTCTCAGCCTTTTGGTCAGTTTAGTTATCAGCCTTTTGGTAATGTATTGTTGCATTTTCCAGAACATAAAAATGTCAAAAATTATAAAAGACAGCTGGATTTAGAAGATGCCATATCATCGGTAGCATATGAAACCGAAGTAGCAAAGTTTAAAAGAGAGGTTTTTGTGTCCGAGCCAGATCAAGCAATGGTCATTAATCTCACCACTTCTAATAAGGGTGAATTAAGTTTTAACATTGGTCTAGATTCTCCTCATTCCCAATATGAGGTATCAGTAGAGAATGATGAGATAATTCTAAAAGGAAAAGCAAATAATTACCCTCAAGAATTTGATGTTCAAAACAAACCTTATCCTGAAAGTAAAACCACCTTCGAAGCTCGCTTAAAAGTAATACATGAAGGAGGAGAATTGCTTGTAGAAGATAAGGCCATCAAAGTTATTAATGCCAATAGTGCCACTTTGTACCTTGTTGCCGCCACAAGCTTTGTCAACTTTCAAGACATCAGTGGAAATCCTACGGAGCTTTGCAAAAAAGCTCTAAACAACCTGAATGATAAATCATATGAAACACTAAAAGATATTCATTTAAAAGATTTCCGTGAACTGTTTAATCGTGTAGAACTTGATTTAGGAAGTTCAGAAAAATCTTTTCGACCAACCAATGAGCGATTGATTTCTTTTAAGCAAGATCAAGATCCGAATATGGTTTCGCTCCTTTATCAATATGGTAGGTATTTGTTGATTTCATCGTCGAGATCAGGTACGCAACCTGCCAATTTACAAGGAATTTGGAACGACAACCTAAAGGCTCCATGGGACAGCAAATACACCATCAACATCAATACTGAAATGAATTACTGGTTAGCTGAAATGACTAATCTTTCAGAATTGACGGAGCCATTGACGCAGATGATCGAAGACCTAGCCATCACTGGACAAAAAATCGCAAAAGAACACTATAATCTAGATGGGTGGGTTACACATCATAATACTGATATTTGGCGTGGTGCAGCTCCTATTAATAATGCAAATCATGGAATTTGGCCTACTGGCGGAGCATGGTTATGCCAGAATTTGTGGTGGCATTACCAATATACCAATGATATAGAATATCTAAGAAATACAGCTTATCCTATATTAAAAGAGGCATCAACGTTTTTTGTAGGGTACCTTGTTCCCGACCCTAATAACCCAAATTGGTTGGTAAGTGGACCAAGTAATAGCCCTGAAATTGGTGGCTTGGTTATGGCACCCACAATGGATCATCAAATAATAAGAAATCTTTTTGCCAACACAATTGAAGCTGCTGAATTACTGGAAGTAGATGCCGATTTTATAAGAATAGTAAAAGAGAAACGGGCTAAAATAGCACCCAACTTAATCGGTAAACATGGGCAATTACAAGAATGGCTTATTGATCAAGACGATCCCGAAAGCAAGCATCGCCATGTGTCTCATTTGTGGGGCTTACACCCAGGTAATGAAATTCATCCTTTAACAACTCCTGATTTAGCAGAAGCAAGTAAAGTAACCCTTTCACATCGTGGAGATGGAGGAACTGGATGGTCTAGGGCATGGAAAATCAACTTTTGGGCTAGACTTTTAGATGGCGATCATGCATTTCTACTGTTGGAAAATTTAATGGTTCCTTCTATTTCCAAAGAGACTAATTACAAAGAAGGTGGCGGTTTATATCTGAATCTGTTTGATGCACACCCACCTTTTCAAATAGATGGGAATTTTGGTGCCACTGCTGGAATTACCGAGATGCTAATGCAATCGCATTTGAGAGATGAAAACGGTGACTATTTTTTAGATATCCTTCCTGCAGTTCCAAAAGCACTTTACAGCGGAAATATTTCTGGATTAAGGGCTAGAGGCGTTTTTGAAATTGCTATTGAATGGGAGCATGGAGAGCTAGTTGCCATTGAAGTTAAGTCTCTAAAAGGAAACAAGTTAAATTTGAGATATAAAGGAAAACTAATTTCAAAAGAAACAACAAAAGGAGAAACCTTATCATTCAAATACTCTGATTTTAATTAG
- a CDS encoding 2-oxo acid dehydrogenase subunit E2, giving the protein MAEVIRMPKMSDTMEEGVIAAWNVKVGDKVSSGDILAEVETDKATMDMESYEDGTILYIGVEKGDAVPINAVMAVIGEPGEDFQALLDAEAGGAATEAPAETPVAEAAPAAPAAEAIDTSGINAELVKMPLLSDTMTEGVIHAWLMKVGDTVKSGDMLAEIETDKATMEFEAYDEGTLLYIGVKEGEAVPVNAVIAVIGEKGADYETLLKADAAASAAPAPKAEAPKAAAAPAATPAKAAAPKAAAPAAAPKTTSTGRILASPLAKRLAEEKGIDIGTVSGSGEGGRIIKVDVDNYVAPAAPAPAAAGSSAAFGVESSEEIALSPMRKAIARGFSGEIPSPEFYVTMEICMDKIMEARKEMNEYSPVKISFNDLVIKACALALTKHPNVNSSWRGDHIRQNNHVHVAMAVAVPDGLLMPVVRFANALPLSALAAATKELGAKAKNKELQPKDWEGNTFTVSNLGMFGVDSFTSIINNRNNESCILAVGGIKETVAVKNGEFYATNIMKVTLTCDHRVVDGAGGAAFLVTVKELLENPTKMLV; this is encoded by the coding sequence ATGGCGGAGGTAATAAGAATGCCCAAAATGAGCGATACCATGGAAGAAGGGGTAATCGCAGCTTGGAATGTCAAGGTTGGCGATAAAGTAAGCTCAGGGGATATTTTAGCAGAAGTAGAAACTGATAAGGCTACCATGGATATGGAGTCTTACGAAGATGGTACCATTTTGTACATCGGAGTTGAGAAAGGAGACGCGGTGCCTATTAATGCTGTTATGGCAGTGATAGGAGAGCCAGGTGAAGACTTTCAGGCACTTTTAGATGCAGAAGCGGGTGGTGCAGCTACAGAAGCTCCAGCCGAAACGCCAGTAGCAGAGGCAGCTCCTGCCGCTCCAGCAGCGGAGGCTATTGACACTTCAGGTATTAATGCAGAATTGGTTAAAATGCCACTTCTTAGTGATACCATGACCGAAGGTGTGATTCACGCATGGTTAATGAAAGTGGGCGACACCGTTAAATCTGGTGATATGCTAGCTGAGATAGAAACTGACAAAGCCACAATGGAATTTGAGGCTTATGATGAAGGTACATTGCTTTATATAGGCGTTAAAGAAGGTGAGGCTGTTCCGGTAAATGCGGTAATAGCAGTGATAGGAGAAAAAGGTGCAGATTATGAAACCTTATTAAAAGCGGATGCAGCAGCAAGTGCGGCTCCAGCTCCTAAAGCAGAAGCACCAAAAGCGGCGGCGGCTCCAGCAGCCACGCCAGCTAAAGCAGCAGCTCCAAAAGCAGCGGCTCCTGCGGCAGCACCAAAAACTACCTCAACTGGTAGAATATTGGCATCGCCATTAGCAAAGAGATTAGCAGAAGAGAAAGGAATAGATATAGGAACAGTAAGTGGTTCTGGTGAAGGCGGAAGAATTATCAAAGTTGATGTAGATAATTATGTAGCTCCTGCAGCTCCGGCTCCTGCCGCAGCTGGAAGTAGTGCAGCCTTTGGTGTAGAAAGTTCTGAAGAAATAGCATTGTCGCCAATGCGTAAGGCTATTGCTAGAGGGTTCTCTGGTGAGATTCCTTCTCCAGAATTCTATGTAACCATGGAAATATGCATGGATAAAATCATGGAAGCTCGTAAAGAGATGAACGAGTACTCTCCGGTGAAGATATCTTTCAATGATTTAGTGATTAAAGCTTGTGCACTGGCACTTACTAAGCACCCAAATGTAAACTCTTCTTGGAGAGGTGACCATATCAGACAAAACAATCACGTACACGTAGCTATGGCTGTGGCAGTACCTGATGGTCTTCTGATGCCGGTTGTTCGTTTTGCTAACGCTTTGCCATTATCTGCTCTTGCAGCAGCTACTAAAGAGCTAGGTGCTAAAGCAAAAAACAAAGAATTACAACCTAAAGACTGGGAAGGAAATACTTTCACGGTAAGTAACTTGGGAATGTTTGGTGTAGATAGTTTTACGTCTATCATCAATAACAGAAACAACGAAAGCTGTATATTAGCTGTAGGTGGTATTAAAGAAACAGTAGCTGTGAAAAACGGTGAGTTTTATGCCACTAACATCATGAAAGTGACCCTTACTTGCGACCACCGTGTGGTGGATGGAGCAGGTGGAGCAGCTTTCTTGGTAACAGTGAAAGAATTGCTTGAGAACCCAACCAAAATGTTGGTTTAA